The proteins below come from a single Staphylococcus sp. MI 10-1553 genomic window:
- a CDS encoding ATP-binding cassette domain-containing protein: protein MKIKLLKPKLFLIYVFMLITALDGLVIPTLVAGIIRSVEIKSLSSLIHYFIFGIIGYCTIRTGLYLWNLYQQKYILDFNNTYKGKMIRKYFSGNHASMRADLLSFIINDFKFLETNYIKSLFLFIYCVTFSIISATYVLVIDYQLGLLFILFSTIPVITPKLYKNKIKQSTDTWSSDSSQFVDRLNEYFSALTTIRLFNKQSFFQSTLTNRLNHLEESNYTVQKNLYQSNWVTHLLSGVSSFVPLFIGGLFVVQDHLSLAALMAVYLASDRIVTPAVNAIDYYNKLRSSNTIVRKYDDFIASLTHEDSDAQDLSHRLASTLLPVKFEDILHQYGDRIIFDHVNLTISQGDHILLKGPSGSGKSTFFKLLLLLERPQKGQLLFNNIDSHQMRFTDLVHHVHYFEQAPFIFNDSLMFNITLGESFNDDQLKTVIEQCHLSDFVQTHGLDYHAGVNGDRLSGGQKMRIALARIMIRKPKFVLLDEFSAGLDKENADFIRGIIHQQIETVIEITHDESIESNYYNKTYHIKNEKVTEVN from the coding sequence ATGAAAATTAAATTACTAAAACCTAAACTATTTCTCATTTATGTTTTTATGTTGATTACGGCTTTGGATGGCTTGGTGATTCCAACTCTAGTGGCTGGTATCATTCGTTCAGTTGAAATTAAAAGTCTTTCCTCACTCATCCATTATTTTATTTTCGGTATTATCGGCTACTGTACGATTCGAACTGGCTTATATTTATGGAACTTGTATCAACAAAAGTATATTCTAGACTTCAATAATACATATAAAGGAAAAATGATTAGAAAATACTTTTCAGGAAACCATGCGTCTATGCGTGCCGATTTATTAAGTTTTATTATCAATGATTTCAAATTTCTTGAAACCAACTATATCAAATCTTTGTTTTTATTTATATACTGTGTCACTTTTTCTATCATCTCTGCAACGTATGTCCTTGTGATTGATTATCAACTCGGCTTATTATTTATACTGTTTTCTACTATCCCTGTCATTACGCCTAAGCTCTATAAAAATAAAATCAAACAGTCCACAGATACATGGTCTTCGGATTCTTCTCAATTTGTAGATCGTCTCAATGAGTATTTTAGTGCGTTGACAACGATAAGATTATTTAATAAGCAGTCTTTCTTCCAGTCTACTTTAACAAATCGATTAAACCACCTAGAAGAAAGCAACTATACCGTGCAAAAAAACCTTTATCAGTCGAATTGGGTCACGCACTTATTATCTGGTGTGAGTTCGTTTGTTCCTTTATTTATCGGGGGACTTTTTGTGGTTCAAGATCACCTTTCTTTGGCTGCTTTAATGGCAGTTTATTTGGCGAGTGATCGCATCGTGACCCCTGCTGTTAATGCAATAGATTATTATAATAAATTGCGGTCCTCAAATACGATTGTTCGTAAATATGATGATTTTATCGCTTCATTAACTCATGAGGATAGTGACGCGCAAGACCTTTCACATAGGCTGGCCTCGACGCTCCTTCCTGTAAAGTTTGAGGACATCTTACATCAATATGGTGACCGCATCATATTTGATCATGTAAATTTAACAATCAGTCAAGGAGATCATATCTTATTAAAAGGGCCTTCAGGAAGTGGCAAGTCTACATTTTTCAAACTGCTATTATTACTTGAGCGACCTCAAAAAGGACAATTGCTTTTTAATAATATCGATTCACATCAAATGCGTTTTACTGACTTGGTTCATCATGTTCATTATTTCGAACAGGCTCCATTTATCTTTAATGACTCATTGATGTTCAACATCACATTAGGCGAATCGTTTAATGATGATCAACTCAAAACTGTAATTGAACAATGTCATTTAAGCGATTTCGTTCAGACACATGGATTAGACTATCATGCAGGCGTAAATGGAGATCGTCTGTCAGGTGGTCAAAAGATGAGAATTGCATTGGCACGTATTATGATTAGAAAGCCAAAGTTTGTGCTACTCGATGAATTCTCTGCTGGCTTAGATAAAGAAAATGCAGATTTTATAAGAGGTATCATACACCAACAAATTGAAACAGTAATTGAAATTACCCATGATGAAAGTATTGAGTCAAATTATTACAATAAGACTTACCACATCAAGAATGAAAAAGTAACAGAGGTGAATTAA
- a CDS encoding thiolase family protein: MTKAVIVAAKRTPIGVSGGQLQKWEPEHLLKPLFEHFEATLPCALNDLDDVILGNIVGKGGNIARKSLLEAGIDVSVPGLTIDRQCGSGLEAIHLASRFVESGAGDFYIAGGVESTSRAPWKMEKPTSLYPTTPPTFYDRAPFAPAGQDPSMIEAADNVAEQYGVSREDQDRFAVQSHQRASEAIATGVMSAEILPLMVKGQQMTEDESVKPQIQYERIARLKPLREGGTVTVGNCCLKHDGACLVVVMSEQKARELGMSEGLMFVDYAIEGVDPHVLGIGPVPAVHRILERQQLTIDQIDAVELNEAFSAQVLASARALNIQETQLNRYGGAIAIGHPYSASGAILVTRLFYMKEVQNMIATMGIGGGMGNAALFERWRP, encoded by the coding sequence ATGACGAAAGCAGTCATTGTTGCAGCAAAACGGACGCCAATTGGAGTGTCTGGTGGCCAACTTCAAAAATGGGAGCCTGAACATTTACTGAAACCCTTATTCGAACATTTTGAAGCGACATTGCCTTGCGCGCTCAATGATTTGGATGATGTCATTCTCGGAAATATTGTCGGTAAAGGGGGCAATATTGCGCGAAAAAGTTTGCTAGAGGCAGGGATAGATGTGTCTGTCCCAGGGCTCACGATTGATCGTCAGTGTGGTTCGGGTCTTGAAGCGATTCATTTGGCGAGTCGATTCGTTGAAAGTGGTGCGGGAGACTTTTATATTGCAGGGGGTGTCGAAAGTACGAGTCGTGCGCCTTGGAAAATGGAAAAGCCGACATCATTGTACCCAACAACACCTCCGACATTTTATGACCGAGCCCCATTTGCGCCAGCAGGTCAAGATCCGAGTATGATTGAAGCGGCAGACAACGTGGCAGAACAGTATGGTGTGTCACGTGAAGACCAAGATCGTTTTGCAGTTCAAAGTCATCAACGTGCGAGTGAAGCGATTGCGACCGGTGTGATGTCAGCTGAAATATTGCCATTAATGGTGAAAGGTCAGCAGATGACAGAAGATGAAAGCGTCAAACCGCAGATTCAGTATGAGCGGATTGCACGATTAAAGCCATTACGTGAAGGTGGGACAGTGACGGTCGGTAATTGTTGTCTCAAACACGACGGCGCTTGTTTAGTTGTGGTCATGTCTGAACAAAAAGCACGCGAACTTGGTATGTCGGAAGGTCTGATGTTTGTGGATTATGCGATTGAAGGAGTGGATCCGCATGTATTAGGTATCGGTCCTGTACCTGCAGTACATCGCATTTTAGAACGACAACAACTGACCATAGACCAAATTGATGCCGTAGAATTGAATGAAGCATTTAGTGCGCAAGTGTTAGCGTCTGCACGTGCGTTGAACATTCAAGAGACACAATTGAATCGTTACGGTGGTGCGATTGCGATCGGCCATCCGTATAGTGCGAGTGGTGCGATTTTAGTGACACGGCTGTTTTATATGAAAGAAGTACAAAACATGATTGCGACAATGGGCATTGGAGGAGGCATGGGGAATGCAGCACTATTTGAACGTTGGCGACCGTGA
- a CDS encoding AMP-binding protein: protein MELLKRLETYAAERPEHIAIWMDDVTLTYETLWQHVQKESEMLPTNMAYQNVMLTHTQTASFIVAYLAVLVRQGVPCVLGPQWSTEQRDALIKLHRVPYVWGDEGLRSTSYEPSHKAPTIPHLLHIGFTSGTTGLPKGFMRDLPSWIASFKVNDTLLDASTQTYMALGPYAHSLTLYVMIYALWHGKTFIGQDRYHMAKGLSYIAELQQTCALFLVPTMVYDGIHLGQHSQWVRHIFISGDKLSSSRHIQLKTVFPESKIDEFFGTSEASFISVNRNQTAPLDSVGRLFPNVTVTLREQDDAGIGQLFVKSPMTFSGYLGEDAIDEWIATGDFARIEKDVLYLQGRVQDRLIIGGKNVYPAVIEQHLKQWPEIVDAVIVRRPHDKLGELAIALYIGPEQLDVQAVRNWLLSRVSRYEIPSKFIRVASLPYTASGKVSRKMAQTCYERGDFQ, encoded by the coding sequence TTGGAATTATTAAAGCGACTTGAAACATATGCAGCAGAGAGGCCGGAACATATTGCGATATGGATGGACGATGTGACGCTCACCTATGAAACATTATGGCAACATGTGCAAAAGGAAAGTGAAATGTTACCCACAAATATGGCGTATCAAAATGTCATGTTGACCCATACTCAAACGGCGAGCTTTATCGTGGCATATTTAGCGGTCCTCGTACGTCAAGGTGTGCCGTGTGTACTCGGGCCACAATGGTCAACGGAACAACGGGATGCGCTCATTAAGTTACACCGTGTGCCTTATGTATGGGGGGATGAAGGGTTGAGGTCTACTTCATATGAACCCTCACATAAAGCGCCAACGATTCCGCACTTATTACATATTGGATTTACGTCAGGCACGACAGGTTTACCGAAAGGCTTTATGAGAGATTTACCATCATGGATTGCTTCATTTAAGGTGAATGATACGTTGCTAGATGCCTCTACACAGACGTATATGGCGCTCGGTCCGTATGCCCATTCGTTAACGTTGTATGTAATGATTTATGCATTATGGCATGGCAAAACGTTTATCGGGCAAGATCGCTATCATATGGCAAAAGGTTTGTCTTATATTGCAGAACTACAACAAACGTGCGCATTATTTCTCGTGCCTACAATGGTGTACGATGGTATCCATTTAGGACAACATTCACAGTGGGTGCGTCATATTTTTATTTCAGGGGACAAGTTATCATCAAGTCGTCACATACAACTTAAAACAGTGTTTCCAGAAAGTAAGATTGATGAGTTTTTTGGCACTTCGGAAGCGAGCTTTATTAGTGTCAATCGTAATCAAACTGCACCACTCGATTCTGTGGGGCGCTTATTTCCAAATGTGACGGTGACTTTGAGAGAGCAAGACGATGCTGGTATAGGACAATTGTTTGTGAAAAGCCCGATGACATTTTCAGGTTATCTCGGTGAGGACGCCATTGATGAATGGATAGCGACAGGCGATTTTGCCCGTATCGAGAAGGATGTGTTGTATTTACAAGGGCGTGTACAAGACCGTCTCATTATTGGTGGGAAGAATGTGTATCCTGCCGTGATTGAACAACACCTCAAGCAATGGCCCGAAATTGTAGATGCGGTCATCGTACGACGTCCACACGACAAGCTAGGTGAGTTAGCGATTGCCCTTTATATTGGTCCGGAGCAGTTGGATGTTCAAGCGGTTCGGAACTGGCTGTTATCACGTGTATCGAGATATGAAATACCTTCAAAATTCATTCGCGTCGCATCATTGCCATATACTGCGAGTGGGAAAGTTTCAAGAAAAATGGCACAAACTTGCTATGAAAGGGGCGATTTTCAATGA
- a CDS encoding 2,3-diphosphoglycerate-dependent phosphoglycerate mutase — protein sequence MPKLILCRHGQSVWNAENLFTGWADVDLSEQGHNEAITSGKKLKEQEIHIDIAFTSLLKRAIKTTFHLLNESDQLYVPVVKSWRLNERHYGGLQGLNKDEARQQFGEEQVHIWRRSYDTPPPAQDEAQRKSYLKDRKYELLDRRVMPESESLKDTLVRVIPYWNDQISQELLAGKTVLVAAHGNSLRALIKYLEGVSDEAIVGYEIKTGAPLIYELSDDLKVIDKYYL from the coding sequence ATGCCAAAACTGATTTTATGTAGACACGGACAAAGCGTCTGGAATGCTGAAAACTTATTTACAGGATGGGCAGACGTCGATTTATCTGAACAAGGTCACAACGAGGCAATCACTTCAGGAAAAAAATTGAAAGAACAAGAAATTCATATTGATATTGCATTTACCTCATTATTGAAGCGTGCGATTAAGACCACGTTTCATTTATTAAATGAGTCTGATCAACTCTATGTACCCGTTGTCAAATCATGGCGTTTGAACGAACGTCATTACGGCGGTTTACAAGGATTAAATAAAGATGAAGCACGTCAGCAATTTGGCGAAGAACAAGTCCATATTTGGAGACGCTCTTACGATACACCGCCTCCAGCACAAGATGAAGCACAACGCAAGAGTTACTTGAAAGATCGCAAATACGAATTATTAGATAGACGTGTGATGCCTGAATCTGAAAGTTTGAAAGATACTCTAGTACGTGTCATCCCATATTGGAACGATCAAATTTCTCAAGAACTATTAGCCGGTAAAACAGTACTTGTCGCTGCACATGGGAACTCTTTACGTGCTTTGATTAAGTATTTAGAAGGCGTATCAGATGAAGCTATCGTCGGCTATGAAATTAAAACAGGCGCACCACTGATTTACGAACTGTCAGATGATTTAAAAGTCATTGATAAATATTATTTATAA
- a CDS encoding ATP-binding cassette domain-containing protein codes for MGHIRIKNLSFKYTDAIFTDLNLNIDDSWKLGLIGRNGRGKTTFLKLLLNQLEYEGQIDTSVTFKYFPAYPEHQQYGTVEEMLLERNPTIEPWRIYKEFSLIGLDTALLYRDFDTLSGGEQVRVLLVELFLEDHSFALIDEPTNNLDIEGRKVVQRYLDKKKGYILVSHDRQFLDHTVEYILAINKNNIELIKGNLKTWETEKAHADQLTQEKNDTLKKEIKRLDQVSKSLKSWGASRENSSKDSFDKARAAKLMKRSKAVVKRNEKKIEEKQALIDNVEKIETIQLDVDIVRKQVLSLRNFSILMDGKPLFKPITVTLLPSEILFIIGENGVGKSTLFNFIQHPEQYDIVGEYETHLPEKTSVVDQKYVYQDDYNQWFQHLPQPQKEKFLHLLYQLGVDKKKFTARQTEGWSDGEKKKVLIAHSLIQQNSLLMWDEVTNYLDFYVVDQLIDMLANARPTMIAIDHNAHFVETLASKTVQLVRDEGIGI; via the coding sequence ATGGGACATATTCGAATTAAAAATTTATCTTTTAAGTATACAGATGCTATTTTCACAGATCTCAATTTAAACATCGATGACAGTTGGAAATTAGGACTCATTGGACGTAATGGTCGAGGCAAAACGACATTTTTGAAATTGTTATTAAACCAACTCGAATATGAAGGACAAATCGATACATCAGTGACTTTTAAATATTTTCCGGCATATCCAGAGCATCAACAATATGGGACTGTGGAGGAGATGTTGCTTGAACGGAATCCAACAATAGAACCTTGGCGTATTTATAAAGAGTTTTCGTTAATCGGTTTGGATACGGCACTGTTGTATCGTGATTTTGATACGTTAAGCGGTGGTGAGCAAGTGCGCGTGTTGCTTGTAGAGTTGTTTTTAGAAGACCATAGCTTTGCGCTGATTGATGAGCCGACGAATAATTTAGATATTGAAGGCCGAAAAGTGGTTCAGCGGTATTTGGATAAAAAGAAAGGTTACATTCTCGTTAGTCACGATCGTCAATTTTTGGACCACACCGTAGAATATATTTTAGCGATTAACAAAAATAATATCGAGTTGATTAAAGGCAATCTTAAAACTTGGGAAACTGAAAAAGCGCATGCAGATCAACTGACACAAGAGAAAAACGACACTTTGAAGAAGGAAATTAAAAGATTAGATCAAGTGTCGAAAAGTTTGAAATCTTGGGGTGCATCGAGAGAAAATAGTTCCAAAGATTCATTTGATAAGGCACGTGCAGCGAAACTGATGAAGCGCTCTAAAGCTGTAGTAAAAAGGAATGAAAAGAAAATTGAGGAAAAGCAAGCCTTAATTGATAATGTCGAAAAAATAGAAACGATTCAATTAGATGTCGATATCGTTAGAAAACAGGTGTTATCACTCAGAAATTTTTCAATATTAATGGATGGCAAACCATTATTTAAACCGATCACTGTAACGTTGTTGCCATCAGAGATATTATTTATTATAGGTGAAAATGGCGTGGGGAAATCAACGTTATTCAATTTTATACAACATCCGGAACAGTACGATATTGTTGGAGAATATGAGACTCATTTACCTGAAAAGACGTCGGTGGTCGATCAAAAATATGTGTATCAAGATGACTACAATCAATGGTTTCAACATTTGCCACAACCCCAAAAGGAGAAATTTCTACATTTACTTTATCAATTAGGGGTCGATAAGAAAAAATTCACGGCAAGACAAACGGAAGGCTGGAGTGATGGCGAAAAGAAAAAAGTGTTGATCGCCCATTCGCTAATTCAGCAAAACAGTTTGTTGATGTGGGATGAAGTGACTAATTATTTAGACTTTTATGTTGTGGACCAACTGATTGATATGTTGGCAAACGCACGACCGACCATGATTGCGATTGATCATAATGCACATTTTGTGGAAACACTCGCTTCTAAAACGGTTCAATTGGTGCGTGATGAAGGGATTGGAATATAG
- a CDS encoding MFS transporter encodes MASNALSAIGGVLFNLVFIVYAQNMENAKLAISAIVIVSTIPMIGDFLLGYFSDRTVHKYRMFLMNKLVQMLIYLMFAFLMSFETNWIIFGCLLLLNFVSDLISSYNVYLEIPIVKHLVMAESLTDARALDNGLHHTVGLLGKLFGASLIVLLNYNFSLLSLLNALMFLLSFYILWCNRQQFKLAIPSKNHYEGERLDVKTIGQDSYKNLKTLFKYKQIFHFAMIFALMNLISSAQEGLLLLSYSENEALLFFNFTFTLTLYTTSEALGMIVGSMFPFKALRKTSIEANLIFEIALTVLIIFNLLLIEERYSLLILLFLSGYFMGISNPRIDAFIMQTLPDKVLSSVTSIFYTIVQLTIPIGTFVFLTLSNVFSIKLAWLMLSVVGVGLLIYAFMLARQYHTQPEKHSEG; translated from the coding sequence ATGGCATCGAATGCGTTAAGTGCAATCGGTGGGGTGTTGTTTAATTTAGTATTTATTGTTTATGCGCAAAATATGGAAAACGCCAAGCTTGCCATCAGTGCGATTGTCATTGTGTCAACGATTCCTATGATAGGAGACTTTTTATTAGGCTATTTTTCAGATAGAACGGTGCATAAATATCGCATGTTTCTGATGAATAAATTAGTGCAAATGCTCATCTACTTGATGTTTGCATTTTTGATGTCTTTTGAAACGAATTGGATCATTTTTGGATGTTTACTCCTTTTAAACTTCGTCTCGGATTTGATTTCTTCATACAATGTTTATTTGGAAATCCCTATTGTGAAGCATCTTGTAATGGCAGAAAGCTTAACGGATGCACGGGCGCTCGATAATGGGCTACATCATACGGTAGGGTTACTAGGAAAGTTATTTGGAGCGAGTCTGATTGTACTGTTGAATTATAATTTTTCGTTGCTCAGCTTACTGAATGCACTGATGTTTTTACTATCATTTTATATTTTGTGGTGTAACCGACAACAATTCAAATTAGCGATACCTTCAAAAAATCATTATGAGGGAGAACGTTTGGATGTTAAAACGATTGGGCAAGACAGCTATAAAAATTTAAAAACGCTCTTTAAATACAAACAAATTTTTCATTTTGCGATGATTTTTGCATTGATGAATTTAATCAGTTCTGCGCAAGAAGGTTTGTTACTCCTTTCATATTCGGAAAATGAGGCGCTGTTATTTTTTAACTTCACTTTTACATTAACGCTGTATACGACTTCTGAAGCGTTAGGCATGATTGTAGGTTCAATGTTTCCTTTTAAGGCGTTAAGGAAGACATCGATTGAAGCGAATCTGATTTTTGAAATTGCGTTGACTGTATTGATTATTTTTAATTTACTGTTGATTGAAGAGCGCTATTCATTACTCATATTACTGTTTTTATCAGGTTATTTTATGGGGATTTCTAACCCTAGAATTGATGCTTTTATTATGCAAACGTTACCTGACAAAGTACTCTCGTCAGTGACAAGCATTTTTTATACAATTGTACAGCTCACAATCCCGATAGGCACTTTTGTCTTTCTCACACTGTCCAATGTTTTTTCAATCAAGCTTGCATGGTTGATGTTGTCCGTAGTTGGCGTGGGGCTACTCATTTACGCCTTTATGTTAGCTCGTCAATATCATACACAACCAGAAAAGCATAGTGAGGGGTGA
- a CDS encoding class III lanthionine synthetase LanKC N-terminal domain-containing protein has translation MIKRNLTIKEFCVELPINKVQVHYDENFKYISFPENESPRQGWKIHISFTLETCQEILRIVSAFCVCNEIGFKYVFNKSILRNFISSDGHPTSIGKFITIYPKNKKEFRFIVESLYEKLMDFRGPYIYSDKRFKESIIYYRYGVINSKSDYLITPDNSMISDNREYFEVPYFESDPFENLGYSEKEINHLISKTIFPYKILRESASGNVYLANYRSKRHILKEGRSLILGAHGTAIKDIQNEEAVLNILESIDETPKLVKSFFEWENYYILQTYIEGKTFYEVRSDFDFWKSKNNNLEKIIKSTIEIVKKIHHKGIVINDFNDTNFIVKKNFKVCICDFGSSYLISEKKFSDNVYGSTESYYDYRINDMSPFLSDFHKLGYLLMELIFPSNRLNKFSQHPDLILKQFNKYCIDNNINRRVFRIIEMLINQPKRFLYEIDDILDSFVDKQVLLSEKVMNNQISIKSIIQDSRYINLLKTYERNKTEIENVKLIHDKKFREIILFLGTKNSSLELFKNNEKNEDINEFDVFQNFNFDFLVNENSKKKFIDTIEGNYARISNWIRNSKDYTVNSGIIGFILILLSCEDKSNKDIVEKYVKITEESLNAYELNYKDGEYIGIEAGYLGIALFYSILYKRDNKMRHLMNALKMLDDIKNFFVGNEYDGEVAMPLKISGNIASPYLNDGISGYLYVACILSNNQNIPACFKKKILNDFILPYYDTLTSNSWAKNPGLTNGLTGIAYVSFLIYIVTKKKEFLLQSTRILYNVLSFVINENNEYYLPDFDNDEVSLSICKGTAGFIFVIHEIDSYFEVQAHEYFEK, from the coding sequence ATGATTAAAAGGAATTTAACGATAAAAGAATTTTGTGTTGAACTCCCTATAAATAAAGTGCAGGTTCACTACGATGAGAATTTTAAGTATATTTCGTTCCCTGAAAACGAGTCACCACGTCAAGGGTGGAAAATACATATTTCATTTACATTAGAAACATGCCAAGAAATTTTGAGGATAGTTAGTGCTTTTTGTGTTTGTAATGAAATAGGTTTTAAATATGTATTTAACAAAAGCATACTAAGAAATTTTATTTCATCTGATGGTCACCCAACTAGTATTGGGAAGTTTATTACGATATATCCTAAAAATAAGAAAGAGTTTAGATTTATTGTAGAATCTCTTTATGAGAAATTAATGGATTTTAGAGGTCCGTATATATATTCAGATAAGAGGTTTAAGGAATCTATTATTTATTATAGATATGGTGTTATTAATTCTAAAAGTGATTATTTAATAACTCCAGATAATAGCATGATATCAGATAATAGGGAGTATTTTGAGGTGCCTTATTTTGAAAGTGATCCTTTTGAAAATCTTGGTTATAGTGAAAAAGAAATTAACCATTTAATTAGTAAAACTATATTTCCATACAAGATATTAAGAGAATCCGCTTCTGGAAATGTTTATTTAGCTAATTACAGAAGTAAAAGACATATTTTGAAAGAAGGAAGAAGTTTAATTTTAGGAGCTCATGGAACTGCTATTAAAGATATTCAAAATGAAGAGGCTGTTTTAAATATTCTTGAGTCTATAGATGAAACACCTAAATTGGTGAAATCATTTTTTGAATGGGAAAATTATTACATTCTTCAAACTTATATAGAAGGGAAAACTTTTTATGAAGTAAGGAGCGACTTTGATTTTTGGAAGAGTAAAAACAACAATTTAGAAAAAATTATTAAAAGCACCATAGAAATAGTAAAAAAAATTCATCATAAAGGTATAGTTATAAATGATTTTAATGATACAAATTTTATTGTTAAAAAGAATTTTAAAGTTTGTATTTGTGATTTTGGTTCTTCGTACCTTATTAGCGAAAAAAAGTTTAGTGATAATGTTTATGGAAGCACTGAAAGTTACTATGATTATAGGATTAATGATATGTCACCATTTTTGTCAGACTTTCATAAACTAGGCTATTTGCTTATGGAGTTGATTTTTCCATCAAACAGATTAAATAAGTTTAGTCAACATCCCGATTTGATACTTAAGCAATTTAATAAATATTGTATTGATAATAATATAAATAGAAGAGTGTTTAGAATAATAGAAATGTTGATTAACCAACCTAAAAGATTTTTGTATGAAATAGATGACATTTTGGACAGTTTTGTTGATAAACAAGTTTTATTATCTGAAAAAGTAATGAATAATCAAATTAGTATTAAAAGTATAATTCAAGATAGTCGTTATATTAACCTTCTTAAAACATATGAAAGAAATAAAACTGAAATAGAAAATGTAAAGCTAATTCACGACAAAAAATTTAGAGAAATTATTCTATTTTTAGGTACAAAAAATAGTAGTTTAGAACTGTTTAAGAATAACGAAAAAAACGAGGATATTAACGAATTTGATGTATTTCAAAACTTTAATTTTGATTTTTTGGTCAATGAAAATTCAAAGAAAAAATTCATTGATACCATAGAAGGTAATTATGCTAGAATTTCTAATTGGATTCGAAACTCTAAAGATTATACTGTGAATTCTGGCATAATAGGCTTTATATTAATTTTGTTAAGTTGTGAAGATAAAAGCAATAAAGATATAGTTGAAAAGTATGTTAAGATTACAGAAGAAAGTTTAAACGCATATGAATTAAATTATAAAGATGGAGAATATATTGGAATTGAAGCCGGATATTTAGGAATAGCGCTATTTTACAGCATTTTATACAAAAGAGATAATAAAATGAGACATTTAATGAATGCATTAAAAATGCTTGATGATATTAAAAATTTTTTTGTAGGGAATGAATACGACGGTGAGGTTGCGATGCCTTTGAAAATTAGTGGCAATATTGCTAGTCCATATTTGAATGACGGAATTTCAGGCTATCTATATGTAGCATGTATACTTTCGAATAATCAGAATATTCCTGCATGTTTTAAAAAGAAAATCCTGAATGATTTCATTTTACCATATTATGATACATTGACTAGTAATTCTTGGGCGAAAAATCCAGGATTAACTAACGGACTAACTGGTATTGCCTATGTTTCTTTTTTGATTTATATAGTAACAAAAAAGAAAGAGTTTTTGTTACAAAGTACTCGAATTTTATATAATGTACTTAGCTTTGTTATTAATGAAAACAATGAATATTACTTGCCGGATTTTGACAATGATGAAGTAAGTTTAAGTATTTGCAAAGGTACAGCAGGATTTATTTTTGTTATTCATGAAATAGATTCATATTTTGAGGTACAGGCCCATGAATATTTTGAGAAGTAA
- a CDS encoding oxidoreductase, which translates to MKIAIIGPGAVGTAIASALDNIDVTLLGRQDKVMTFEERDTGERKSIPVKALSSATTPFDVVFIAVKTHQIDTILPQLKTITHDQSKVILAQNGSGLLSKLEGYDAYQAVVYISGEKQGDKVRHDKDYRIQLMKDTFTEQLKTAISTTQLTLELEENIEKAIWFKLIFNLGMNTLTALSRDTARLLKDDRMLELCKNLLKEGLQVANAEGITYEETFVDDVIAAYRIFADESATSMYYDTMNERVTEVEAIQGYIYRQGQKHQLHIPNIETTYTLLAHQNEVRQR; encoded by the coding sequence ATGAAAATAGCTATCATTGGGCCCGGTGCGGTAGGAACAGCAATTGCTTCAGCGTTGGATAATATAGATGTGACATTGTTAGGTAGACAAGATAAAGTCATGACCTTTGAAGAACGTGACACAGGTGAACGTAAAAGTATCCCTGTCAAAGCATTGTCATCTGCAACGACGCCGTTCGATGTCGTGTTTATTGCGGTAAAGACACATCAAATTGATACGATTTTACCACAACTGAAGACGATTACGCACGATCAATCGAAAGTGATATTAGCACAAAATGGTAGCGGTCTACTTTCTAAATTAGAGGGCTATGATGCCTATCAAGCTGTCGTATACATTAGTGGTGAAAAGCAAGGCGACAAGGTGAGACATGATAAAGATTACCGAATTCAGCTGATGAAAGATACGTTTACTGAACAACTTAAAACAGCCATTTCAACGACACAGCTCACTTTAGAACTTGAAGAAAATATTGAGAAGGCGATTTGGTTTAAATTGATTTTCAACCTTGGCATGAATACATTAACAGCATTGAGTCGAGACACAGCGCGCCTGTTAAAAGACGACAGAATGCTTGAATTATGTAAAAACTTGCTTAAGGAAGGTTTGCAAGTCGCCAATGCGGAAGGGATTACATACGAAGAGACGTTTGTAGATGATGTAATCGCAGCATATCGTATTTTCGCTGATGAAAGTGCGACAAGCATGTATTATGATACGATGAACGAACGCGTGACAGAAGTTGAAGCGATTCAAGGTTATATTTACAGACAAGGTCAAAAGCATCAACTTCACATTCCTAATATTGAAACGACATATACATTGTTGGCGCATCAAAATGAGGTCAGACAGCGATAG